CGACTGGCGGGCCTGATCGAGGCCCTTGGGATTCCAGAAGCCGTAGTACCTGATGCGCCGGAAGCCGGCGGGGAGCACGTGCTGGGCGAACATCCTCACGAAGTCGCCTCCGGCGACGGTGGCGAGCTTCTTGGCGCCGTCCTGGCGGTAGTCCTTCCATTCGAAGGTTACGCTCCCTTCGCCGACCTCGCGTATCCGCCCTTCGGATATGGCGACCTTGTGGGCGTACCTGCCGACGTACTCGACGACCTTGTCGGGGCCGCAGTAGGTCTCCTTGGTGTAGACGACCCATGGGCGCAGGGAGGAGAGCCTGAGCGCTCCGCGGAACCTGCCGGGGCCCCAGCCGGGGGGAAGCGTAAGCTTCCCTTTGGCGTGGAGTCTCTGGACTGCTTTGAGGAACTTTCCCCGGAAGACCTTCGAGAGCTTCTTCACGTCGAAG
The sequence above is drawn from the Pelagicoccus enzymogenes genome and encodes:
- a CDS encoding IS91 family transposase; the protein is VRYNEAAIYDLLFAASSGTLKSFFASDRRFGGKGGFFGVLHTWGQRLQLHPHVHYVVACGSLADGVWRDGKGSLFDVKKLSKVFRGKFLKAVQRLHAKGKLTLPPGWGPGRFRGALRLSSLRPWVVYTKETYCGPDKVVEYVGRYAHKVAISEGRIREVGEGSVTFEWKDYRQDGAKKLATVAGGDFVRMFAQHVLPAGFRRIRYYGFWNPKGLDQARQSIKQQGLALVDMVKALLAVAANIELRHQEHGVRCPSCGDLAFEAETPSFHSLLDLLDSS